CTGGCGGAGGAGAATGGCAGCGAGCGCAGCCGGCGGCGCGAGCAGCCATCGTCGGAGCAGACGCGCTCCGGGCGACGTGCGGCAGCGATTGATGACGGAGAACAGCGTGGTGCGGGGATCGCCGGACAGCGATTCCACCAGTTCGAGGTTGCGCTGTGTAGAAGAATCGAGAACCAGTTCCTGCGACGTGCGGAAGATCTGCAGGTCGGGCAGGACGGGCGATTTGTCCACCAGACTCGACCGCAGATAGTGGACGAGCGCGCCGGCGGCCTGCACGGCGAGATCCATTCCGCTGAGTCCGAATCCGCGGAGCGTGGCGACACCGAAGTGCTCGCTGAGTGTGCGGCTGGAGGCTTCCGTGGTAAACTGCCAGCGCGGGAGGGCGGTCAGGGCCGACGACGAGCACTCGGCGAACGGTTCGATATCGCCGCGTTGGTCGGTGGCACAGAGCAGCTCGGAGGGTTCGAGGGCCTTCAGGCGGGAAGCGAGTTCGCCCGCGGGAAGGACTCCCGTGAAAAACTCGCCGGTGGTGACGTCGGCATACGCCAAACCCGCGCTATCCTCGTCGAGAACCACCGCCGCGAGGTAGTTGTTGCGGGATTCCTCAAGAGCGTTTTCCGAGAACGTGGTCCCGGCGGACACGACCTCGGTGACGGCGCGCTTGACGATCCCTTTGGCCTTCTTGGGATCTTCGACCTGTTCGCAGACCGCCACTCGATGACCGGCGCGAGTCATCCTCGACAGGTAGTTCTCGAGCTGATGATGAGGAAAACCGGCCAGCGGAACGTCGCCCTCTTTTCCGTGATTCCGCTTGGTGAGCGTGAGACCGAGCACGTCGGCGGCCAGCCGCGCGTCGTCATAGAAGAGTTCGAAAAAATCTCCCATGCGAAAGAACAGCACGGCACCGGGGTAGCGCGACTTGATCTCGTGATACTGTTTCAGCATGGGAGTGGACACGGGGAGACGAAAACCTCCGGTTCAGTCACTCGGCTTGCACGACTTCTTTCAACGTGTGGATGCGGGAAACGCCGCCTCGCGCGCGAGACGGCGCCCACGGGAAAAACGGTCTGCCGTCCCTGACTACTCCGAGAGGATGACGGTGGGCAGGCCGAAATCGTTTTTTAATTTCTCCCTTGCGGGTTCGGCGGCCGCCCGGTCGGGATAGCCCCCCACCCGAACCTGCAGCAGTTTGCGCTCCGTGTTTTCGCGCATGACAAGTTTCACGGGAAAACCGGCCTTCTGAAGGTCTTTGGCCAGCCGATGAGCGTTGTCGAAATTGCCGAACGCACCGACCTGAATGTACCAGTGACCGTTGGAAACGGGGCGCGAGGGCGACTCGACGGACTCGGTAATCGGAGCGGCCGGTGTTTCGGCGACCTGCTCGACCACCGGCTCGTGTGGAGTCTCGGAAACGGGAGTTTCCTCGACGATTGGCTCTTCGATTGACGATGCTACTACGGTTGTTTCCACTACGGCCGTCTCCTCAGAGACGACCGGCGGAGTAATCTCCGGCTCCGGTTCCTCGGATATCTCCGGAACAAGGGTGGGAACCGCTGATTCCTGCGGGATTTCTTCGGACTCCATCTCTTCCGGTTCCGGTGAAACAGACTCCGATTCGGCGACCGGCGGCATCTGCGGTAAATCCGGAGTCAACGATGGAACGGCGGAAGCCTCGTCGGAAACGACCGGCGGCTCTTTAACCACTGGCTCGGAAGCAACTGCTGACTCCGGCTCCAACTCTTCCTCTGCAGAAGCAGGCGGGGAAACCACGGCCACCGGCGCGGGCATTTCCGCCGCTGCGATGGGGGGAGCGGGCACGGCGAGGTCAAGAGGTTTCGCGGCGTCGGGAGCATCCGCCCACTCGGCGATTGGCGCGACGACGTAGCCGATGTCGTGGGCTTGCTTCAGACGAGCGCGGGCGACGGTGTCGCAATCGGACTGGGGATAGCGAATGGCGATCACTTGATACAGCGAGCACGCGCGCGCCACGTCGGACTCGATCAGCGCATAGTAGATGATCTGGTAGCGGGAGCTGAGCTTGGAGTTGTCGAGCACACTGCGGGCTTCTTTGTAGCGGCCCTCCAGCATGAGGTCAAGGGGCGTCTTGTTCTTCGCCTTCTCGGCCACGGCTACGGATACCAGCGCCAAGAGGGTGATGATCGCGATGGTTCTACACATGATACGTATCCAGCTTGTTGCAGCGGGGACAGAGCCACAATGGCTCGGTAGAGACGTTACCGCAGCTTGAGCAGGTGAACTCGTATTGTTCCTTCATCACGCGAGCGAGAATCTCGCGCGCGATTTGCAGCACCCGGTCCATGTCGCGCACCTC
This genomic interval from bacterium contains the following:
- a CDS encoding SPOR domain-containing protein; its protein translation is MCRTIAIITLLALVSVAVAEKAKNKTPLDLMLEGRYKEARSVLDNSKLSSRYQIIYYALIESDVARACSLYQVIAIRYPQSDCDTVARARLKQAHDIGYVVAPIAEWADAPDAAKPLDLAVPAPPIAAAEMPAPVAVVSPPASAEEELEPESAVASEPVVKEPPVVSDEASAVPSLTPDLPQMPPVAESESVSPEPEEMESEEIPQESAVPTLVPEISEEPEPEITPPVVSEETAVVETTVVASSIEEPIVEETPVSETPHEPVVEQVAETPAAPITESVESPSRPVSNGHWYIQVGAFGNFDNAHRLAKDLQKAGFPVKLVMRENTERKLLQVRVGGYPDRAAAEPAREKLKNDFGLPTVILSE